The genomic region GTCGGCCAGCGGCAGCGTGGAGTCGATGTGCGGCGAGATGCCGGCGTTCGCCATGAACTGGACGAGCTCGGCCAGCTCCTGCCGCGTGCCCATCGTGGACCCCTGGACCCGCAGCTGCAGGAAGAAGATCCGGTTCAGCTCGGCGGATTTCGGCGCCTGGCCGCTGGTCGCGCCGGAGATCACCAGCGTGCCGCCCTGCTTCAGCGACTTCAGCGAGTGCGACCAGGTCGCCTGGCCGACGGTCTCCATCACCGCGTCCACCCGCGACGGCAGCCGCGCACCCGACTCGAACACGTCGTGCGCGCCGATCTCCAGCGCCCGGCTCCGTTTCGCGTCGTCCCGACTGGTCGCCCACACCCGGATCCCGGCTGCCCGCGCCAGCGTGATCAGCGCGGTCGCGACCCCACCACCCGCACCCTGCACGAGCACGGTGTCGCCCGGTTTGAGCCCTGACTGCGTGAACAGCATCCGGTACGCCGTGAGCCACGCCGTCGGCAGGCAAGCCGCCTGCTCGAAGCTCAACCCCGCCGGCTTCGGTACGACGTTGTGCGCGGGCACGGCCACCTTCTCCGCCAACGTGCCCTGGTACCGCTCGCTCAGCAACGACCGCTTCGGGTCGAGCGTCTCGTCCCCCTTGTACGCCGGGTCCGCGATCACCGCGTGCACCACGACCTCGTTGCCGTCCGGGTCGATGCCCGCCGCGTCGCACCCGAGAATCATCGGCAGACTCTGCTCCGCCAGCCCGACCCCCTTCAGCGACCACAGGTCATGGTGGTTCAGCGCCGACGCCTTGACGTCGACCACCACCCACCCGTCAGGCACCGTCGGCTCCGGCCGCTCCCCCACCTCGAGCGCGGAAACCGGGTCCTCGGCATCGAACTTGGCAGCATAGGCAGCAAGCATGGCCCCACCCTAGGCGCTGCCCCAACCCCCGTCAGTTAGCAACATCACCGCACCCCACCACCCCCTGACCATTTCCGGGGAGAACCCGCCAAGTGCTGGGTTCACCCCCGGTTTGACCGAGCGATGACCCAGCATTTAGCCGGTTATCCCCGGAAATGGTGCGGGGGGTGGGGTCAGTTGAGGTGGAGGGACGGGTCGGGGGTGGTGACGGCGAAGGAGGTGAAGCGGACGGTGAGGCCGGAGCGGGTGGGGGCGCAGCACATCGGGCCGGCGGCGGCTTCGGCGTCGGGGGCGAGGGGGGCCAGGCGGAGCAAACGCCAGGGTTCGTCCTCGCAGCGGGCGCGCAGGGTGACGGCGTCGCCGGAGCGGCTGGCGCGCAGGGTGACGTCGCGGCCGGCCCAGTCGGGCACGGGGGCCATCGACCAGTCGGAGCGGCCGTGGGTGACGACGGCGCCGAGGTGCGGTACGCCGTCGGTGTACTCGACGCCGGCCTTGATCCAGGTCTGCTCGTCGACCCGGATCAGCAGGCCGGCCTGGTCGTACAGTTGCTCGAACGCCGCCACGAAGCCGACCTCGATCGCGGCCTCGGTCGGGAAGTCGGTGAGCAGGGCGTGGCCGTCGTCGTGCACGAAGCCGTAGCTGGTGGTCCGCCAGAAGTCGCTGCCCCCGCGGGCCGTCACCAGCAAGTTGTTGCCGTCAGCAAGTACTGCCTCCGGCTGGTTCAGCCACGCCGCCTCGGACCACTCGATCGCACGCCTGTTCTCCACCCGCCAACCCTAACCGGAGCGTGAACAAGAACGCGGGACCTCGGACAGGTCCTGCCCTGTCCGGGGTACCGCGTACCTGTCCGAGGTCCGGCGTACCTGTCCGAGCCCGCGTACCTGTCCGAGGTCCCGCGTAGCTGTCCCAGGTCCCGGGAGCCGGAGCGCGACGGCTCAGGCGCGGGCTACTCCCTCGCGCTGCGCGGCCGCGGCGACCGCGGCGGCGACGGCCGGGGCGACGCGGGCGTCGAAGGGCGACGGGATGATGTAGTCCGGGCGCAGGTCCTCGGCCGGGATCAGCTCGGCCAGCGCGTCGGCCGCGGCGAGCTTCATGCCCTCGGTGATCCGGGTGGCGCCGGCGTCGAAGGCGCCGCGGAAGATGCCGGGAAAGGCCAGCACGTTGTTGATCTGGTTCGGGAAGTCCGACCGGCCGGTGGCGACGACGGCGGCGTACCGGTGGGCCAGGTCGGGGTGGACCTCCGGGTTCGGGTTGGCGAGCGCGAAGATCATCGCGCCGGGCGCCATCCGGGCGATCGCGTCCTCCGGCACCGTGCCGCCGGAGACGCCGAGGAAGACGTCGGCGCCGTCGAGCGCGTCCACCAGCCGGCCGGACAGCTGCGCGGTGTTGGTGTCGCGGGCCAGCGACAGCTTCACCGGGTTCAGGTCGGAGCGGTCCTCGTGCAGTACGCCCTTGCTGTCGACCACGGCGAGGTCACCGACGCCCGCCTGCAGCAGGATCCGCGCGCACGCGACCCCGGCCGCGCCGGCGCCGGAGATCACCACCCGGATGTCCCCGATCGACTTGCCGGTGACCCGCAGCGCGTTGGTCAGCGCGGCCAGCACCACGACCGCCGTACCGTGCTGGTCGTCGTGGAAGACCGGGATGTCCAGCCGCTCCTTGAGCCGCCGCTCGATCTCGAAGCAGCGCGGCGCGGAGATGTCCTCCAGGTTGATGCCGCCGAACGTCGGCGCCATCCGGACGACCGTCTCGACGAACTCGTCCACGTCGGTGCAGTCCAGCGCGATCGGCACCGAGTCGACGCCGCCGAACTCCTTGAACAGCAGCGCCTTGCCCTCCATCACCGGCAGCGCCGCCGCCGGGCCGATGTCACCCAGCCCGAGCACAGCGGTCCCGTCGGTGACGACGGCGACCACGTTCGACTTCCACGTGTAGGTGCGGACCAGCGACGGGTCCTGGTGGATCGCGGTGCAGACCCGGGCGACGCCGGGGGTGTAGGCCATCGACAGGTCGTCGGCGTCGCGGACCTGGATCGACGACGTGACCTCGATCTTGCCGCCGCGGTGCAGCTCGAAGACGGCGTCACCGGCGTACGGATCGGTGCCGGCAGGATTCACGGCGGACACGGCGGACGGAACAGCTTCGGCAACCATCGGAGACCCTTCATCAGCCCGGCGTCGAGCGGGCAGGCGTGTACGGAGCGTGGTACTGAGGTGGCGGTTCGATGAGGGTGCGTCGAACGGCGCCGTTGCCAGGGGGTCACCCGTCGCTACGAGTAAACCACAGGCAGCACTGGTCTCATCTGTGAGGCCCCCCACAGGGCGACAGGGCAGCCCCAAGACGGTGACGATCGAGTCTCGGGGCCGGTTACCGGCCGACAGCCGGCTGCCTGCTGTGTCAGGATGCGGAACATCCTGACCGGTAACGTCCGGCGGGAGGACTACGATCAGTGTCGAGGAGAATTCGCGATGAACGCGACCAACACAGGCTCCACCCGCCGCCGGCGCCGCGGCGCGGCCGTCACCGCTGCGGTCGCCGCGCTCGTGCTCGCCCTTTCCGCCTGTGGCAGCGACGAACCGGGCAGCGGTGGTAGCGGCGGCAGTGAGGACAAGGCCGCGGCCGCCGGGATCACCCTGGTGAAGCCGGGCAAGCTGACTGTCTGCACGCACCTGCCGTACAAGCCCTTCCAGTACAAGGAGGGCACCAAGGTGGTCGGCTTCGACGTCGACCTGCTGGACCTGCTCGCCAACGATCTCGGGATCGAGCAGGAGGTGGTCAACATCGAGTGGGCGCAGGTCACCTCCGGCGCCGCGTTCAAGGCCCGCAAGTGCGACATGGGCATGGGCGCGATGACGATCACCCCGGAGCGGCAGGCCGCGATCAGCATCACCGCGCCGTACATGAACGCCTCGCAGGTGCTGCTGGTGAAGAAGGACGCGCCGTACAAGTCGCTGGCCGACCTGAAGGGCAAGAAGGTCGGCGTCCAGGCCGACACCACCGGCAAGGACTTCGCCGACAAGCAGTCCAAGGTGCACGGGTTCGAGGTGCTCACGTTCAGCGACCTCGCGCTGCAGGGCAACAACCTCAAGTCCGGCCGGGTCGATGCCGCGATCAACGACAACGGCGTGCTCTACGACTTCGTCAAGGCCAACCCGGACACCGCGGTGGTGACCGAGTTCGACACCGGCGAGCAGTACGGCTTCGCCGCGCTGAAGGACGGCAGCGGCCCGAAGCTGGTGGAGAAGTTCAACACGCTGCTGGCGCAGGCCAAGACCGACGGCAAGTACGACGAGATCTACAAGCGGTGGTTCGGAGTTGAGCCGAAGAAGTGAGCGCGCCCCACGACACCGTTGAACGCAAGGGACTGAGCCCGCGGCAGCGGGCTCGGCGTTCCCGGTTGATCCAGTACGCGATCCTGGTCCTGCTGGTCGCCTTCGCGGCGGTCAGCGCGGACTGGGGCCAGATCGGCACGGTGTTCTTCGAGCCCAAGTTCATCGAGGCCGCCTTCCGTGACGGCCTGCTGTCGGCGCTGGTGAAGACGCTGGAGTACACCGCCGGCGCGTTCGTGATCGGCCTGATCGGTGGCACCCTGCTGGCCCTGATGCGGCTGAGCAGCGTCGGCCCGTACCGGTGGATCGCAACCGCCTACATCGAGTTCTTCCGTGGCCTGCCGGCCATCGTGGTGTTCATCGCGTTCAGCCTGCTGCCGCTGGCGTTCGAGGGGATGCGGATCCCGTTCGACCCGTACGGCGTGGTCTGGCTGGCGCTCGGCATCGTCGCCGCGGCGTACATGGCCGAGGTGATCCGGGCCGGCATCCAGGCGGTGCCGAAGGGGCAGGTCGAGGCGGCCCGCTCGCTCGGCATGCCGCCGGGACTGGCGACCCGCAAGATCGTGCTGCCGCAGGCGTTCCGGATCGTGCTGCCGCCGCTGACCAACGACCTGATCCTGCTGGTGAAGGACTCCTCGCTGGTCTTCATCATCGGCACCAGCGCGACGGCGTACGAGCTGACCGGGTTCGGCCGGGAGCTGGCCAACACCTACGCCAACCTGACGCCCCTGGTCACGGCCGGGTTCTGCTACCTGCTGATCACCCTGCCGCTGGGCCTGCTGGTCCGCCGGCTCGAGTCGAAGGCTGCGAGGACGCGCTGATGACCGTTCAAGATTCCTTGCCCACCTCACCGTCGCGGGTGGTGGAGATCAAGAACCTGCACAAGTCGTTCGGCAGCAACCACGTCCTGCGCGGCATCGACTTCACCGTCGAGCAGGGCGAGGTGGTCTGCGTGATCGGCCCGTCCGGCTCGGGCAAGTCGACGTTGCTGCGCTGCGTCAACCTGCTGGAGATGCCGCAGGAGGGCCAGGTGATCGTCCGCGGTGAGGACCTCACCGATCCGGACTGCCACCTGGACGCGGCCCGGCAGCAGATCGGCATGGTGTTCCAGCAGTTCAACCTGTTCCCGCACCTGTCGGTGCTGGCGAACTGCACGGTCGCGCAGACCACCGTGCTGAAACGCAAGGCGTCCGAGGCCGACCAGATCGCCCGGGCGAACCTGGCCCGGGTCGGCCTGAACGACAAGATCACCGCCTACCCGGCGCAACTGTCCGGCGGGCAGCAGCAGCGGGTGGCGATCGCCCGGGCGCTGTCGATGGACCCGGCGCTGATGCTGTTCGACGAACCGACCTCGGCGCTCGACCCGGAACTGGTCGGCGACGTGCTGACGGTGATGCGCAAGCTCGCCCTGGACGGCATGACGATGCTGGTCGTCACCCACGAGATGGCCTTCGCCCGCGAGGTCGCGGACCGGGTCGTCTTCATGGACGGCGGCGTCATCGTCGAGCAGGGTTCACCGGAGGACGTGATCGGCAACCCGACCCAGGAGCGCACCCAGAACTTCCTGCGCCGGGTGCTCAACCCGACCCACGTCGAGCCGACCTGACCGGTCGAGGCGACTGACCGGTCGAGCCGACTGACCGGTCGAGCCGACTGACCGGTCGAGACGACGAACGCGACGAGGCCGGCTCCGCACGGTGGAGCCGGCCTCGCTGCGTCTCGGCGCGACGGTAGAGCCGAACTCCGACGGGTTGACCCACCCGGTCCATGGTTGGCCCGCGAGAATTCGGTGGGCCAACCATGCGTCTGGTGGGTCAACCCCTGAGAGGTCGTGGGCCGAGCGGCGGTCAGTACGCCGTCTGCTTGGACGGCCCCAGCCGGACCGGGCGGGCGCTCCGGTCCCGCCAGCGTGCGCGGGACCGGAGCGTCAGGTCAGCCCGCTGTCGCGAGGGCGAAGACGTGCAGGCTGCCGGTGGACGGCAGCGTGACCAGGTCGACGGTCTTGGCCGGGTCGAGCGGCACCGAGTTGGCGAACAGCCGGTACTTGTACTCCGCGTTGGCGTAGCCGGCCGGGGTGTTGCGGCCGTCGGTGGCGACCACCTGGGTGGCGCCGTGCGCGCCGGCGTCCTGGAACGACCAGTTCGGGAAGCCGAACGAGCCGGTGGACGACGTGCCGTCGGTGTACCAGACCGTCACCGAGCCGACCGCGGACAGACTCGACCCGGCGCCGAGCAGGACGAGTCGCTGCCCCTGGCCGGAGAACTCGATCGTCTGGCCGCCGCCGGCCGCGTTGTCCTTGGTCCCCGCCGCCGCGTCCGGCCACTTCAGCGTTGCGCCGAGCGCCGTCACGGTCGCACCGGGACTCACCCCGGCCGCCGCCAGCCGCTGCGCCGAGAAGCTGTTGCCCTCGCCGTCGAAGTTGCCGGGCGCCGGGTTCGACTCGTTCGTCACGCCGACGTTGTTGAAGGCGGCGGCCAGGTTCGGCAGCGGCGTACCGGAGCGTTGCGAGCGGGTGCCGACCGCTGCACCGCCGGAGTACGTCGCGGTGGCGGTGAAGGTCCGGATCGTGAAGCCGGACCGCGGCGCCGGGACCCGGATCTGGAAGTCGAGCACGACCGAGCCGCCGGGCTTGACGGCGTCCCTGACCGTGCGCGACTCCGGGTAGACGGTCCAGCCGACCGGCCCGCGGAAGGTGACCGCGAGCTTGGACAGCCGGGTGGCGGTGCGGTTGGTGACGGTCACCTTGACCGTCGAGATGACCGGCCCGGCGAGGTCGACCTCGGAGATGCCGACCTCGACCTGACCGGTGGCCGTCTCGGCGGCGTGGGCGGCCTGCGGGACGGTGAGCGCGGCGGCCAGCGTCGCCAGCGCGCAGAACTTCGCGAACAGTTTCATCGAATCGCTCCTGGTGAGGTCAGCCGACCGGCGGCATGTCGGTCTCGCGGGAGTCCAGCCCCAGCCGCAGCTGGGCCCAGCGGCCGCGGGTGAAGTCGGGCACCTCGACCGGCTGCCCGTCGCGCTTCAGCGACTCGACGCTCAGCGGCACCGGCGAGCACCACGCGGCCGAGTCGTACACGTCGATGTCGGGCACCAGCCCGGCCCGCATCTGCTGCACGATGCGCCACTGCAGCACGTAGTCCATGCCGCCGTGGCCGCCGTTGTTGGCCGCGTCGTCGCCGATCTTCTTCCACAGCCAGTGGTCGAACTCCTGCCGGTACGGCGCGAAGTCCCGCCAGGAGTGGCCGCCGTGGTCGGGCTCCAGGTAGATCCGGCCGCCGGTGCTGCCGACCGGCACGTAGTCCTCGAATATGCCGCGGCTGCCGGCCAGGCTGTTGATCCGGCTGTACGGCCGGGGCGAGCTGACGTCGTGCTCGGCCCGGACGATCCGGCCCTTGGCCGTCTCCAGCAAACAGGTGACCAGGTCGCCGTTGATGTACTTCTCGTTCCACGACGGGTGGGTCTTCGGGATGTGCCGCTCGCGGTAGTCGGCCAGGCCCTTCGGCGCGGTGGCTGTCGCCCGCAGGGTGGTGAAGCGGTCGCCGCGGTTGATGTCCATCGCGGCGGCGATCGGCGCCAGGCCGTGCATCGCGTAGAAGCTGGCCGTACTGCGGGTGTGCCACTTCCGGCGCCACGCGTCGGTGTAGTAGGTGTCGCTGAACAGCAGCTCCCGCAGGTCGTGCAGGTAGCCGCCGTGCCCGTTGGTGATGTCGCCGAACAGGCCCTCGTGCGCCATCTTGAGCATGGCCAGCTCGTTGCGGCCGTAGCTGCAGTTCTCCATCAGCCACAGGTGCTTGCGAGTCCGCTCGGAGGTGTCGACCAGGTCCCAGAGCTGCTTGAGCTCGGTGGCGATCGGCAGCTCGACGCCGACGTGCTTGCCGCTGAGCAGCGCGGCCTTGCCCTGCTCGTAGTGGAACTCCCAGGGCGTGGCGATGTAGACGAGGTCCACGTCGCTGCTGCGGACCAGCTCCTTGTACGACGCGGCCGAGCCGCCGTACTGGGTGGGGCGGGGTTTGCCGAGCTGGACGAGCTTGTCGGCGGCGGCCTTGGCCCGGTCGGCGCGGATGTCGCAGACGGCGGTGACGACGGCGCCCGGCACGGCGGCCCAGCCGGCGAGCATGCCGGCGCCCCGGTTGCCGAGCCCGATCAGGCCGATCCGGACGGTCTCGTGCTCCTCGAACGGCACGTCGACCATCGAGCGCTGGTTGGTACGCCGGGCCGGCGCGGCGGCTCCGGCCGGTGCGGTGCCGGCAGTACCGGCGGTGGTGCCGGCAGCGGCCGGGCCGGCGGCACCGGCGGCGGCCAGGACGCCGGCGACTCCGGCGCCGAGCACGGTCCGGCGTGAGCTGGTGGGGTTCACGGTGGGCTCCTGTTCGTCGGGCGGACGAGGGACCGGCACGAGTCACGATCCCAGAAGTGCGCGATAGTGCTCGATATCTGACCATGCACCACAGCTACACGCAATACCTGGACGCGGTTCCGATCGATCCGGGGTCGTGGTGCAATGCCGGGACGCAGCAGGGAAGATGTACGCGGTGGGCCGACCGCCCAGCAGATCAGCCCGCCAGGGAGGCAACAACAGTGAGCAGCACCGGACGAGCCGCCGAGGTCCGCCTCAGCATCCCCGCGGACAGCGCCTACATCGCCGTACCGCGGTCGGTGGTCGGCAATCTCGCGGCCCGCAACGACTTCACCGTGGACGCGATCGACGACCTGCGGATCGCCGTCGACGAGGCCTGCGCGCTGCTGCTCCCGCACGCCACCGACGGGGTGCTGGACTGCGTCTTCTCGATCGACCCGCCGCAGCTGACCGTGCGCACCACCGCGACCGTGCCGGCCGGCTGGGTGCCGGACACCGACTCGTTCGGCTGGACCGTGCTGACCGCGCTGGTGGAGGCCGCCGGCGCCGAGACCGTGGACGGACGGCTGACGATCTCGCTCACGGCGTCGGCCACCGCCTCGGAGAAGGCGTGACCGACGACCGATCCCTGGGCGAGCTCCAGGAACCCACGGATCTGCGTACCCGCACCGCCCAGCTGTTCGCGGCGATGGCCGCTGCCCCGGCCGGGGACCCGCAGCACAGCCTGGCCCGGGACGGCCTGGTCTCGCTGCACATGCCGCTGGTCGAGCACCTGGCCCGTCGCTTCCGCAACCGCGGGGAGCCGTACGACGACCTGGTGCAGGTCGCCACGATCGGCCTGATCAAGGCGATCGACCGGTTCGACTCCGACCGCGGCGTGGAGTTCTCGACCTACGCGACGCCGACCATTCTGGGCGAGATCAAGCGCTACTTCCGGGACAAGGGCTGGGCGATCCGGGTCCCCCGCCGGCTGCAGGAGCTGCGGCTGTCGCTGACCGCGGCGACCGCGGAGCTGACCCAGGAGCTCGGCCGGGCGCCGACCGTCGCCGAGCTGTCCACCCGGCTGGGGCTGTCCCAGGACCTGGTGATCGAGGGACTGGAGTCCGCGAACGCGTACAACACGTTGTCGCTGGACGCCCCGGACCAGAACGAAGCGGACGCGACGACGGTGCTGGACGGGCTCGGCGGCGAGGACGAGGCGCTGGAGAGCGTCGAGTTCCGCGAGTCGCTGAAGCCACTGCTGGCCCAGCTGGAGACACGGGAGAAGCGGATCCTGAC from Kribbella flavida DSM 17836 harbors:
- a CDS encoding ABC transporter substrate-binding protein, which gives rise to MNATNTGSTRRRRRGAAVTAAVAALVLALSACGSDEPGSGGSGGSEDKAAAAGITLVKPGKLTVCTHLPYKPFQYKEGTKVVGFDVDLLDLLANDLGIEQEVVNIEWAQVTSGAAFKARKCDMGMGAMTITPERQAAISITAPYMNASQVLLVKKDAPYKSLADLKGKKVGVQADTTGKDFADKQSKVHGFEVLTFSDLALQGNNLKSGRVDAAINDNGVLYDFVKANPDTAVVTEFDTGEQYGFAALKDGSGPKLVEKFNTLLAQAKTDGKYDEIYKRWFGVEPKK
- a CDS encoding zinc-binding dehydrogenase, whose protein sequence is MLAAYAAKFDAEDPVSALEVGERPEPTVPDGWVVVDVKASALNHHDLWSLKGVGLAEQSLPMILGCDAAGIDPDGNEVVVHAVIADPAYKGDETLDPKRSLLSERYQGTLAEKVAVPAHNVVPKPAGLSFEQAACLPTAWLTAYRMLFTQSGLKPGDTVLVQGAGGGVATALITLARAAGIRVWATSRDDAKRSRALEIGAHDVFESGARLPSRVDAVMETVGQATWSHSLKSLKQGGTLVISGATSGQAPKSAELNRIFFLQLRVQGSTMGTRQELAELVQFMANAGISPHIDSTLPLADARTGFAKMNDGDVFGKIVFTV
- a CDS encoding RNA polymerase sigma factor SigF produces the protein MTDDRSLGELQEPTDLRTRTAQLFAAMAAAPAGDPQHSLARDGLVSLHMPLVEHLARRFRNRGEPYDDLVQVATIGLIKAIDRFDSDRGVEFSTYATPTILGEIKRYFRDKGWAIRVPRRLQELRLSLTAATAELTQELGRAPTVAELSTRLGLSQDLVIEGLESANAYNTLSLDAPDQNEADATTVLDGLGGEDEALESVEFRESLKPLLAQLETREKRILTLRFFRGMTQSQIAEEIGISQMHVSRLLARTLTELRAGLLKE
- a CDS encoding amino acid ABC transporter ATP-binding protein, whose protein sequence is MTVQDSLPTSPSRVVEIKNLHKSFGSNHVLRGIDFTVEQGEVVCVIGPSGSGKSTLLRCVNLLEMPQEGQVIVRGEDLTDPDCHLDAARQQIGMVFQQFNLFPHLSVLANCTVAQTTVLKRKASEADQIARANLARVGLNDKITAYPAQLSGGQQQRVAIARALSMDPALMLFDEPTSALDPELVGDVLTVMRKLALDGMTMLVVTHEMAFAREVADRVVFMDGGVIVEQGSPEDVIGNPTQERTQNFLRRVLNPTHVEPT
- a CDS encoding amino acid ABC transporter permease, with product MSAPHDTVERKGLSPRQRARRSRLIQYAILVLLVAFAAVSADWGQIGTVFFEPKFIEAAFRDGLLSALVKTLEYTAGAFVIGLIGGTLLALMRLSSVGPYRWIATAYIEFFRGLPAIVVFIAFSLLPLAFEGMRIPFDPYGVVWLALGIVAAAYMAEVIRAGIQAVPKGQVEAARSLGMPPGLATRKIVLPQAFRIVLPPLTNDLILLVKDSSLVFIIGTSATAYELTGFGRELANTYANLTPLVTAGFCYLLITLPLGLLVRRLESKAARTR
- a CDS encoding NAD(P)-dependent malic enzyme, which translates into the protein MVAEAVPSAVSAVNPAGTDPYAGDAVFELHRGGKIEVTSSIQVRDADDLSMAYTPGVARVCTAIHQDPSLVRTYTWKSNVVAVVTDGTAVLGLGDIGPAAALPVMEGKALLFKEFGGVDSVPIALDCTDVDEFVETVVRMAPTFGGINLEDISAPRCFEIERRLKERLDIPVFHDDQHGTAVVVLAALTNALRVTGKSIGDIRVVISGAGAAGVACARILLQAGVGDLAVVDSKGVLHEDRSDLNPVKLSLARDTNTAQLSGRLVDALDGADVFLGVSGGTVPEDAIARMAPGAMIFALANPNPEVHPDLAHRYAAVVATGRSDFPNQINNVLAFPGIFRGAFDAGATRITEGMKLAAADALAELIPAEDLRPDYIIPSPFDARVAPAVAAAVAAAAQREGVARA
- a CDS encoding Gfo/Idh/MocA family protein, encoding MNPTSSRRTVLGAGVAGVLAAAGAAGPAAAGTTAGTAGTAPAGAAAPARRTNQRSMVDVPFEEHETVRIGLIGLGNRGAGMLAGWAAVPGAVVTAVCDIRADRAKAAADKLVQLGKPRPTQYGGSAASYKELVRSSDVDLVYIATPWEFHYEQGKAALLSGKHVGVELPIATELKQLWDLVDTSERTRKHLWLMENCSYGRNELAMLKMAHEGLFGDITNGHGGYLHDLRELLFSDTYYTDAWRRKWHTRSTASFYAMHGLAPIAAAMDINRGDRFTTLRATATAPKGLADYRERHIPKTHPSWNEKYINGDLVTCLLETAKGRIVRAEHDVSSPRPYSRINSLAGSRGIFEDYVPVGSTGGRIYLEPDHGGHSWRDFAPYRQEFDHWLWKKIGDDAANNGGHGGMDYVLQWRIVQQMRAGLVPDIDVYDSAAWCSPVPLSVESLKRDGQPVEVPDFTRGRWAQLRLGLDSRETDMPPVG
- a CDS encoding NEW3 domain-containing protein; its protein translation is MKLFAKFCALATLAAALTVPQAAHAAETATGQVEVGISEVDLAGPVISTVKVTVTNRTATRLSKLAVTFRGPVGWTVYPESRTVRDAVKPGGSVVLDFQIRVPAPRSGFTIRTFTATATYSGGAAVGTRSQRSGTPLPNLAAAFNNVGVTNESNPAPGNFDGEGNSFSAQRLAAAGVSPGATVTALGATLKWPDAAAGTKDNAAGGGQTIEFSGQGQRLVLLGAGSSLSAVGSVTVWYTDGTSSTGSFGFPNWSFQDAGAHGATQVVATDGRNTPAGYANAEYKYRLFANSVPLDPAKTVDLVTLPSTGSLHVFALATAG
- a CDS encoding DUF1349 domain-containing protein — protein: MENRRAIEWSEAAWLNQPEAVLADGNNLLVTARGGSDFWRTTSYGFVHDDGHALLTDFPTEAAIEVGFVAAFEQLYDQAGLLIRVDEQTWIKAGVEYTDGVPHLGAVVTHGRSDWSMAPVPDWAGRDVTLRASRSGDAVTLRARCEDEPWRLLRLAPLAPDAEAAAGPMCCAPTRSGLTVRFTSFAVTTPDPSLHLN
- a CDS encoding ATP-binding protein, translating into MSSTGRAAEVRLSIPADSAYIAVPRSVVGNLAARNDFTVDAIDDLRIAVDEACALLLPHATDGVLDCVFSIDPPQLTVRTTATVPAGWVPDTDSFGWTVLTALVEAAGAETVDGRLTISLTASATASEKA